In Enterobacter cloacae, the following are encoded in one genomic region:
- the evgA gene encoding DNA-binding response regulator, which produces MNSVLIVDDHPVARLAVRMLLEKDGMTVIGETDDGLKAVQQVRQLLPDLVIVDIDIPSINGINVVQRLRANDFKGGILFLTGKDDDHYIKRCAGAGADGFISKRNNLSELHDAIRAIKSGYGFFPINRARQNAAGDIPLDDKDKIASLSEKELQVLHFLTKGHKVIEIAVKMMVSDKTVSTYKRRMMKKLDLRTSIDIYNFAQRNKID; this is translated from the coding sequence ATGAATAGCGTATTAATCGTGGACGACCACCCGGTTGCCCGTCTGGCGGTGAGAATGTTGTTGGAAAAAGACGGGATGACGGTGATCGGCGAAACGGATGATGGCCTGAAGGCCGTACAGCAGGTACGTCAGTTACTTCCGGATCTGGTTATCGTCGATATCGATATTCCCTCAATCAATGGGATTAATGTTGTCCAGCGACTACGTGCGAATGACTTTAAAGGTGGGATCCTGTTTCTGACGGGAAAGGATGACGATCATTATATTAAGCGCTGTGCCGGAGCAGGTGCCGATGGCTTCATCAGCAAGCGCAATAATCTGTCGGAACTTCATGACGCTATCCGCGCTATCAAAAGTGGCTACGGTTTTTTCCCCATTAATCGCGCCCGCCAGAACGCCGCTGGCGATATTCCTCTGGACGACAAAGATAAAATCGCCAGCCTGTCTGAAAAGGAACTGCAGGTTCTGCACTTTCTGACAAAAGGGCATAAAGTTATCGAGATTGCCGTAAAAATGATGGTCAGCGATAAAACCGTCAGTACCTATAAACGCCGTATGATGAAAAAGCTCGATCTCCGGACGTCGATAGACATCTATAATTTCGCCCAACGCAACAAAATAGACTGA
- a CDS encoding DNA-binding response regulator, producing MSGKKVIVMDSSPLLRAGLQGLLSEQGHQVVAQFGTMEELMDNISLFNVDLVIMEHLQQQPDVFSSLAQLIQNIPVTQVLILSSSSSDFHIQLSKKAGAAGYLNKSSALDNIVSTIDKVVSGQFCYGNELKVHRKKYPRDASFLLSLSHTDICILHYISAGYSNQVIAAMMNINNKRVSAYKKRIMAKFKISKLTELVDLAKRNYLY from the coding sequence ATGTCAGGCAAAAAAGTCATTGTCATGGACTCCAGCCCACTGCTTCGCGCTGGACTCCAGGGCTTATTATCAGAACAAGGCCATCAGGTTGTCGCGCAGTTTGGCACAATGGAAGAATTGATGGACAATATTTCATTGTTCAATGTCGACCTGGTCATTATGGAGCATCTGCAACAACAGCCAGACGTCTTTTCATCTCTGGCTCAGTTAATACAAAACATCCCTGTTACACAGGTATTGATTTTATCCTCATCATCCAGTGATTTTCACATTCAACTGAGTAAAAAGGCCGGTGCGGCGGGCTATCTCAATAAAAGCAGTGCGCTGGACAACATTGTCAGCACTATCGATAAGGTCGTGTCTGGCCAGTTCTGTTATGGCAATGAACTGAAAGTGCATCGAAAGAAATACCCGCGAGACGCCTCATTTTTATTATCGTTATCCCATACTGACATCTGTATCTTGCATTACATATCTGCTGGCTACAGCAATCAGGTCATTGCTGCGATGATGAACATAAATAATAAAAGAGTCAGCGCCTATAAAAAGCGAATCATGGCGAAATTTAAAATTTCCAAATTAACTGAACTGGTGGATCTGGCAAAACGTAATTATCTGTATTGA
- a CDS encoding ABC transporter, whose amino-acid sequence MESSTAHLQEEQLLAAARDNRQSDDSLLRSIAWVCEHYRLGKSDDVLLAGLPVEQLLTPSLALDALKNAGMTGGLIRRNSAELPEQIFPVILLRKGAGGMVLLARERRKNAEDKWDLFYSLILPDVSDEPVELNHEALNELYVGYAIAAKPTARIDSRVSDITPPQPKGHWLFSTLWRYRRYYRSAALASVLVNVLALATVFFTMNVYDRVIPNQAFTTLWSLAIGVLVAMIFEAITRSVRAHLLDTAGKKADLIVGSVLFRQALAVKMEHKPASSGSFANQLREFESVRDFVSSATLATIADLPFVLLFIGIIFAIGGPLAIVPLLMLPMILLVSMAIQWPLAKVMKASLQEASLKQGVLIESIEGMETLKSVGGEAWMQSRWQKFSAMQSSSSAASKHYSTLAMNSVSFLQQLQTVMLIVTGVYLIDAGSLTQGALIGTVMLAGRVTAPLSQVVGLAVRYQQAKAALTSLNKLMENPTDRSSEIDYIKQPELNGDIQLKGVTFSYPAPPMQPNPDILKDVNLTIKPGERVAIVGKIGSGKSTLLRIIARLYTPVKGQLFSSGLDVNQIEPSDWRNNVGFVGQDARLFYGTLRENIMIGRQNATSDEFLKVLRLTGLDHIAARHPRGIHMPVGEQGNSLSGGQRQLVSLARTLLARPNLLLLDEPTSAMDAQTEALFLQHLKIAAAGHTLVVVTHRPSLLALVDRMVIIEDGKIVADGPKQQILAALNGSPTAQPEQTPANDSTSAQAVPVKEQAEASA is encoded by the coding sequence ATGGAATCCTCAACTGCACATTTACAGGAGGAACAGCTGCTCGCCGCCGCTCGCGATAACCGACAAAGTGATGACTCTCTGCTCAGAAGTATTGCCTGGGTGTGTGAGCATTACCGTCTCGGTAAAAGCGATGACGTTTTGCTGGCGGGTCTGCCTGTCGAACAACTCCTCACTCCCTCTTTAGCGCTTGATGCGCTTAAAAATGCCGGTATGACCGGAGGGCTCATCAGGCGTAATAGCGCAGAACTGCCGGAACAGATCTTCCCGGTGATTCTGTTGCGTAAGGGGGCTGGCGGGATGGTACTGCTGGCACGTGAGCGTCGTAAAAATGCCGAAGACAAATGGGATCTGTTCTATTCCCTGATCCTGCCAGATGTCTCCGATGAGCCGGTTGAACTTAACCATGAAGCGCTGAACGAGCTGTATGTTGGCTACGCGATTGCGGCTAAACCGACTGCGCGTATTGACAGCCGGGTTAGCGATATCACGCCGCCACAGCCGAAAGGGCACTGGTTGTTCAGCACGCTGTGGCGCTATCGCCGCTACTATCGCAGCGCGGCGCTGGCGTCGGTGCTGGTGAACGTGCTCGCATTGGCAACCGTATTCTTTACCATGAACGTTTATGACCGCGTTATCCCTAACCAGGCGTTTACCACGCTCTGGTCACTGGCGATTGGCGTACTGGTGGCAATGATTTTTGAAGCCATCACCCGTAGCGTACGTGCTCACCTGCTGGATACCGCAGGAAAAAAAGCGGATCTGATTGTGGGTAGCGTGCTGTTTCGTCAGGCGCTGGCCGTCAAAATGGAGCATAAGCCAGCCTCTTCAGGATCTTTTGCCAACCAGCTACGCGAATTCGAATCCGTGCGTGACTTCGTCTCGTCCGCTACGCTTGCGACCATTGCTGACCTGCCGTTCGTGCTGCTGTTTATCGGCATTATCTTTGCCATCGGCGGTCCGCTGGCCATTGTCCCGCTGCTGATGCTGCCGATGATCCTGCTGGTCAGTATGGCCATTCAATGGCCACTGGCGAAAGTGATGAAAGCCAGTTTGCAGGAAGCATCGCTGAAGCAGGGCGTGCTGATTGAATCCATCGAAGGGATGGAAACGCTGAAATCTGTGGGTGGCGAGGCCTGGATGCAGAGCCGGTGGCAGAAGTTCAGCGCCATGCAATCGTCCAGCTCAGCTGCGTCTAAGCACTACTCTACGCTGGCAATGAATTCGGTGAGTTTTCTGCAACAGCTGCAGACGGTAATGCTGATTGTCACCGGCGTGTATCTGATTGACGCCGGTAGTCTGACGCAAGGTGCGTTAATCGGTACGGTTATGCTGGCTGGACGCGTCACCGCGCCATTAAGCCAGGTCGTCGGTTTAGCCGTGCGTTATCAGCAGGCTAAAGCCGCGCTGACCTCGCTTAACAAGCTGATGGAGAACCCAACCGATCGCAGCAGTGAAATCGACTATATCAAACAGCCAGAACTGAACGGCGATATCCAGCTTAAAGGCGTTACCTTCTCCTATCCGGCACCGCCTATGCAACCGAACCCGGACATTCTGAAAGACGTGAACCTCACGATAAAACCGGGCGAGCGCGTGGCGATTGTCGGGAAAATTGGCAGCGGAAAATCCACTCTGCTACGTATCATCGCGCGTCTTTACACGCCGGTTAAAGGGCAGCTTTTTAGCAGCGGTTTGGATGTGAATCAAATTGAGCCGTCCGACTGGCGGAACAACGTGGGATTTGTGGGGCAGGATGCGCGTCTGTTTTACGGCACATTGCGCGAAAACATCATGATTGGTCGTCAGAATGCCACTTCCGATGAGTTTCTCAAGGTACTGCGTTTAACCGGTCTGGATCACATTGCAGCGCGTCACCCGCGGGGAATTCACATGCCTGTGGGCGAGCAGGGTAACAGTTTATCCGGCGGCCAGCGCCAGCTGGTATCACTGGCGCGGACGCTGTTGGCACGTCCTAACTTGCTGCTACTGGACGAGCCTACCAGCGCGATGGATGCGCAGACCGAAGCCCTGTTCCTGCAACACCTGAAAATTGCGGCCGCCGGACACACGCTGGTTGTTGTCACTCATCGCCCGTCGTTGCTGGCACTGGTGGACAGGATGGTGATTATTGAGGACGGCAAAATTGTCGCGGATGGTCCGAAACAGCAGATTCTGGCTGCGCTCAACGGCTCGCCGACGGCGCAGCCAGAGCAAACGCCTGCTAATGACAGTACGTCAGCGCAAGCTGTGCCAGTAAAAGAGCAGGCGGAGGCCAGTGCATGA
- a CDS encoding HlyD family type I secretion periplasmic adaptor subunit: MKCLKKNENKPLSARDAVWMSDIQEALFSQTTPKSRLVLWLILAVFVGFLTWAHFAKVEEITKGDAKIVSKSREQIIQSLEGGILEELNVREGDIVEPGQILLKIDPTRAQSSYLETLRKVVALEATVNRLRAEAYGLPLTFSDRVKQYPSEVELETRAYNSRKQALEEGVASLEKSYRLAQNEIVMSEPLAARGLLSEVELLRMRRQANDLQSQIVERRNRYQADANTDLIRQELDLVQAEESLTGREDIVNRTTITALVKGTVKNVRVTTIGGVIQPGEHIMEIVPLEDQLLVEGKIKPSDVAFLHAGLPAMVKITAYDFAIYGGLKGQVSLVSPDTLKDDAKAAAGRPDDTYYRVMVLTDSSTLKAGDKALPIIPGMIATVEIRTGEKTILDYLLKPIFKAKEAFRER; encoded by the coding sequence ATGAAATGTTTAAAAAAGAACGAAAACAAACCGCTTTCAGCGCGTGATGCTGTCTGGATGAGCGATATCCAGGAGGCGCTATTTTCCCAGACCACACCTAAATCGCGCCTGGTGTTATGGCTGATTCTGGCGGTGTTCGTGGGTTTCTTAACCTGGGCGCATTTTGCCAAAGTGGAAGAGATCACCAAAGGTGATGCGAAGATCGTCTCGAAGAGTCGCGAGCAGATTATCCAGAGCCTTGAGGGCGGGATACTCGAAGAGTTGAATGTCCGTGAGGGCGACATTGTGGAACCGGGGCAAATACTGCTGAAAATCGATCCGACGCGTGCGCAATCAAGTTACCTGGAGACGCTGCGTAAGGTTGTGGCACTGGAAGCGACCGTTAACCGTCTGCGTGCGGAAGCGTACGGTCTGCCGCTGACGTTTAGCGACCGCGTGAAACAGTATCCTTCTGAGGTGGAACTGGAAACCCGCGCCTACAACAGCCGTAAGCAAGCGCTGGAAGAGGGGGTCGCTTCGCTTGAGAAGAGCTATCGTCTGGCGCAGAACGAAATTGTCATGTCTGAGCCGCTGGCGGCGCGCGGATTGCTTTCTGAAGTTGAGTTGCTGCGTATGCGTCGTCAGGCAAACGATCTGCAATCGCAGATTGTGGAGCGCCGCAACCGCTACCAGGCGGATGCCAATACCGACCTGATCCGCCAGGAGCTGGATCTGGTACAGGCTGAAGAGAGTCTGACCGGTCGCGAAGATATTGTGAACCGTACGACCATTACGGCACTGGTAAAAGGCACGGTGAAAAACGTGCGGGTCACCACCATTGGCGGGGTTATTCAGCCCGGTGAACACATCATGGAGATCGTGCCGCTGGAAGATCAACTGCTGGTGGAAGGGAAGATCAAACCGTCTGACGTGGCCTTCCTGCATGCGGGGTTACCTGCGATGGTGAAAATTACCGCCTACGATTTTGCAATCTACGGTGGTCTGAAGGGGCAGGTTTCTCTCGTTAGCCCGGATACTTTAAAAGATGACGCTAAAGCCGCGGCGGGTCGCCCTGACGACACGTATTACCGGGTAATGGTATTGACCGACAGCAGCACGCTTAAAGCCGGTGACAAGGCTCTGCCGATTATTCCAGGCATGATTGCTACGGTGGAAATTCGCACGGGCGAAAAAACCATTCTTGATTATCTGCTGAAACCCATTTTTAAAGCGAAAGAAGCTTTCCGAGAGCGTTAA
- a CDS encoding DNA-binding response regulator, producing the protein MNPFSGKKIYVALLDDHPIVRKGMEIIFSQEPDFELKGSFASRIELMNFLRNNRVDVLVLDYLLGDEEIDGLPMIKQLMSNFPWLKILLSSTLENTAIVRMALKIGVRGHVGKSRDLSEVVNAARQVAAGRISLSESMEKEFYLISEPCAGPKTGPDGDNEPQVIDGIGRLDQLSPKELEVLRLFTGGMSVLQISEKFQRSRKTVSGQKKSAMKKLGVKTDSELFLWHDQLL; encoded by the coding sequence ATGAATCCGTTTTCAGGTAAAAAAATATACGTCGCCTTACTCGACGATCACCCGATTGTCCGTAAGGGGATGGAGATTATATTTAGCCAGGAACCTGATTTCGAACTAAAAGGCAGCTTTGCCAGTCGTATCGAACTCATGAATTTCTTACGCAACAATCGTGTTGATGTGTTGGTTCTTGACTATCTGCTTGGTGATGAAGAGATCGACGGTTTACCGATGATCAAACAGCTCATGAGCAACTTCCCGTGGCTGAAAATTCTGCTTTCATCCACGCTGGAAAATACGGCGATTGTGCGCATGGCATTAAAAATCGGCGTGCGGGGGCATGTTGGTAAAAGCCGCGATTTATCCGAGGTGGTTAATGCGGCGCGTCAGGTCGCGGCGGGGCGCATCTCTCTGTCAGAAAGTATGGAGAAAGAGTTCTACCTGATTTCAGAGCCTTGTGCAGGCCCGAAAACGGGGCCAGACGGTGACAATGAACCGCAGGTGATTGATGGCATCGGTCGTCTGGATCAGCTGTCACCCAAGGAGCTTGAAGTGCTGCGCCTGTTTACCGGGGGAATGTCTGTCTTACAGATTTCAGAGAAGTTCCAGCGTAGCCGTAAGACGGTAAGCGGGCAGAAGAAGTCGGCCATGAAAAAACTGGGCGTGAAAACGGACTCCGAACTGTTTCTTTGGCACGACCAACTGCTTTAA